A window of Lentibacillus sp. Marseille-P4043 contains these coding sequences:
- the ylbJ gene encoding sporulation integral membrane protein YlbJ encodes MLRQIIKTLLLAGITGFIAFAILTVPDQASEASIRGLSIWWESVFPTLLPFFIIAELLISFGVVSFIGVLCEPIMRPIFNVPGVGSFAWTMGMVSGYPTGAKISVHLRQEEQISQIEGERLVAFTNASSPLFIIGVIAGGLFNDPKLGLLLIVCHYIGNTLVGICMRFYGRSKKTNKQSVEKKVSLKRAFHEMHQTRMSDPRPFGQVMGDAVINSVKTLVMVGGFIILFSVFTKLLYILNISPAIASVLKHLFQFLTLPVDLALPFLSGIFEITLGSQMLSNISIDNLLAQMVIVSFILGFHGLSVQAQVSSIIAKTDIRFAPYFFARFLHAVFASILTVLLYNPLYVNRQAFELKDIPVSQEVQQNSWYTALDLLKHTGPLITILFLGIAVLLLYRRKQAKK; translated from the coding sequence ATGTTGAGGCAAATTATAAAAACACTATTATTAGCTGGAATAACAGGATTTATCGCATTTGCAATACTAACAGTTCCTGATCAAGCTTCCGAAGCTAGTATTCGCGGACTTAGCATTTGGTGGGAGAGTGTATTTCCGACATTGCTACCTTTTTTTATAATTGCTGAGTTATTAATAAGTTTTGGCGTTGTCAGTTTTATCGGCGTGCTTTGTGAACCAATTATGCGTCCCATATTTAATGTTCCAGGCGTTGGGAGCTTTGCCTGGACAATGGGAATGGTTAGCGGTTATCCTACAGGCGCAAAAATATCTGTACATTTACGCCAAGAGGAACAAATTTCACAAATCGAAGGAGAGCGCCTTGTAGCGTTTACCAATGCATCGAGTCCATTATTTATAATCGGAGTAATTGCTGGTGGGCTTTTCAATGATCCAAAACTAGGACTTCTGCTGATCGTTTGCCACTATATCGGCAACACACTTGTGGGTATTTGCATGCGATTTTATGGAAGGTCAAAGAAAACAAATAAACAATCAGTGGAAAAGAAGGTATCCCTAAAACGAGCATTTCATGAAATGCATCAAACCAGAATGAGCGATCCTCGCCCTTTTGGACAAGTTATGGGTGATGCAGTCATAAACTCGGTAAAAACATTAGTTATGGTCGGTGGATTTATTATTCTCTTTTCTGTCTTCACAAAACTATTGTACATTTTGAATATATCGCCAGCAATTGCTAGTGTGTTGAAACATCTTTTTCAATTTCTAACATTACCTGTTGATTTAGCTCTGCCGTTTTTATCGGGAATATTTGAAATCACTTTAGGCTCTCAAATGTTGTCAAACATCTCGATCGATAATTTATTAGCGCAAATGGTTATCGTTAGTTTTATTCTGGGGTTCCATGGACTTTCCGTTCAGGCCCAAGTATCAAGCATTATCGCGAAAACAGATATCCGTTTCGCTCCTTACTTCTTTGCGCGCTTTTTACATGCAGTTTTCGCAAGTATATTAACAGTTCTATTATATAACCCGTTATATGTTAATCGACAAGCATTTGAATTGAAAGATATCCCTGTATCACAGGAGGTACAACAAAACAGCTGGTATACAGCATTAGACCTATTGAAACATACCGGTCCTTTGATTACGATCCTTTTTTTAGGGATTGCCGTGCTACTTTTATATCGCAGAAAACAGGCAAAAAAATAA
- the coaD gene encoding pantetheine-phosphate adenylyltransferase, translating to MSRLAICPGSFDPVTYGHLDIIQRGARIFDNVIVAVFNNQSKAPLFSVEERIELLQETTKDLPNVSVDSSDGLLIDYAKEVKANAILRGLRAVSDFEYEMQITSMNRKLDEEIETFFMMTNNQYSFLSSSIVKEVAKYKADVSDIVPEPVQKALIKKFRRN from the coding sequence ATGAGTAGATTAGCAATTTGCCCGGGGAGTTTTGATCCCGTTACATATGGCCATTTAGATATAATCCAGCGTGGTGCTAGAATTTTTGATAACGTAATTGTGGCCGTATTTAACAATCAATCCAAAGCCCCGTTATTTTCGGTAGAGGAACGGATAGAATTATTACAGGAAACGACAAAAGACTTGCCTAATGTTTCGGTCGATTCCAGTGATGGGTTATTGATTGATTATGCTAAAGAAGTAAAAGCCAATGCTATATTACGTGGATTACGTGCAGTTAGTGACTTTGAATATGAAATGCAAATCACATCGATGAACCGTAAACTTGATGAGGAGATTGAAACATTTTTTATGATGACGAATAATCAATACTCCTTTTTAAGTTCAAGCATCGTAAAAGAGGTAGCCAAATACAAAGCAGACGTTTCTGACATTGTTCCGGAACCTGTTCAAAAAGCACTAATCAAAAAGTTTAGACGTAACTAA
- the rsmD gene encoding 16S rRNA (guanine(966)-N(2))-methyltransferase RsmD codes for MRVIAGTMKGRQLKAVPGKSTRPTTDKVKEAVFQSIGPFFQTGMCLDLFAGSGSLGIEAISRGMEKTIFVDKHPKAIHTIYQNLKSLKIEHKAEVFRTDAFRALHAAAKRELQFDLIVFDPPYGKVNYNKFLEEIEELHLLNINGMVYCEHDMSEVMPDNLSSLTIVKQENYGGTIGVTIYQK; via the coding sequence ATGAGAGTTATTGCAGGTACAATGAAAGGACGTCAATTAAAAGCGGTTCCAGGTAAATCAACGCGGCCAACGACTGACAAGGTGAAAGAAGCTGTATTCCAAAGTATTGGCCCTTTTTTTCAAACTGGAATGTGTTTGGATTTATTTGCTGGCAGTGGATCATTGGGAATTGAAGCGATAAGCAGAGGGATGGAAAAAACGATTTTTGTCGATAAACATCCAAAAGCAATACATACCATTTATCAAAATTTAAAGTCACTAAAAATCGAACATAAGGCAGAAGTTTTTCGTACGGATGCTTTTCGTGCGCTTCATGCAGCTGCTAAAAGAGAATTGCAATTTGATTTAATCGTTTTTGATCCACCATATGGAAAGGTTAATTATAATAAGTTTTTAGAGGAAATAGAGGAACTACATTTGTTGAATATTAATGGAATGGTCTATTGTGAGCATGATATGTCAGAAGTAATGCCAGATAACCTTTCTAGTTTAACTATTGTGAAACAAGAAAATTACGGTGGGACAATAGGGGTTACAATTTATCAAAAGTAG
- a CDS encoding YlbG family protein, which produces MRTNRQGIIVWFQHMKNLRQIKRYGHLIYTSKKLKYAVLYVDQGDVDDIEKKLLRLSFVSKIDRSYKPFIRTNYENAKPDKAKQYDYKMGI; this is translated from the coding sequence ATGAGGACAAATCGTCAAGGTATTATCGTTTGGTTTCAGCATATGAAAAATTTGCGGCAAATAAAACGTTATGGTCATTTGATTTATACATCAAAAAAATTAAAATACGCTGTTTTATATGTTGACCAAGGGGACGTAGATGACATAGAGAAGAAGTTACTAAGACTCTCATTTGTCTCTAAGATAGATCGATCATACAAGCCCTTTATTCGAACAAACTATGAGAACGCCAAACCGGACAAAGCGAAGCAATATGATTACAAAATGGGGATATAA
- a CDS encoding YlbF family regulator — MIATMEYVDILDRCESLGQMVLQSDVMEDYQRSRKALNNDEEAQKLIKAFIDIKDQYEDVQRFGRYHPDFNQIMKRVRTTKRAMDMHEKVAAFKVAERNLQKLLDEISQYVAQSVSDDIKAPKDGAALSDGGCGHGSGSSGCGCRAS; from the coding sequence ATGATAGCTACGATGGAATATGTAGACATCCTTGACCGTTGCGAATCACTCGGACAGATGGTTTTGCAATCGGACGTCATGGAGGACTACCAGCGTTCCCGTAAAGCGTTAAATAATGATGAAGAGGCACAAAAGCTGATTAAGGCTTTTATAGATATAAAGGATCAATATGAGGATGTCCAACGTTTTGGTAGATATCATCCGGATTTTAATCAAATTATGAAACGTGTCCGAACAACTAAACGTGCAATGGATATGCATGAAAAAGTAGCAGCGTTTAAAGTTGCGGAACGTAATTTGCAAAAATTGCTGGATGAAATAAGTCAATACGTTGCACAAAGTGTGAGTGATGATATTAAGGCTCCAAAAGATGGCGCTGCATTAAGTGATGGTGGCTGTGGCCATGGAAGTGGAAGCAGTGGTTGCGGATGTCGGGCATCTTAA
- a CDS encoding YlbE-like family protein, with product MQPICYQYLQSHPHIANFVRFNPSWYRYLTRDPNRITELPGAAKKYYGKTFPQQLEKISNQVQMAGMLVQFADAMKD from the coding sequence ATGCAACCGATATGTTATCAGTATCTTCAATCACATCCACATATAGCAAATTTTGTTCGATTCAACCCAAGTTGGTATCGATATTTGACTAGGGATCCAAACCGTATTACGGAATTGCCAGGTGCGGCTAAAAAATATTATGGAAAAACATTTCCCCAACAGCTTGAAAAAATAAGTAATCAGGTTCAAATGGCGGGAATGCTGGTTCAATTTGCTGATGCTATGAAAGATTAG
- a CDS encoding YlbD family protein translates to MGDELHPSVKEFKQFLANHPELIKEIRKNGRSWQEHYEKWILLGEDDPYWKQYKEETEKEADQKGMKKQSELFSQLLKLTENMDINKVQHQITQLSSTISTIQEVLGQFQETKETKKSLPETRSNQPFNWFRD, encoded by the coding sequence ATGGGAGATGAATTGCATCCATCCGTTAAAGAGTTTAAACAATTTTTGGCAAATCATCCTGAGTTGATAAAGGAGATCCGAAAAAACGGCAGATCATGGCAAGAACATTATGAAAAATGGATCCTCTTGGGGGAAGATGATCCATATTGGAAGCAATATAAGGAGGAAACAGAAAAAGAAGCGGACCAAAAAGGGATGAAGAAACAATCTGAACTGTTTAGTCAACTCTTGAAACTTACAGAGAATATGGATATAAATAAAGTTCAACATCAAATAACACAATTGAGTTCAACAATATCCACAATCCAAGAGGTGCTAGGTCAATTTCAAGAAACAAAGGAAACAAAGAAATCATTACCTGAAACGAGAAGTAATCAGCCATTTAATTGGTTTCGAGATTAA
- a CDS encoding CAP domain-containing protein, whose translation MRLIKIIVFLFLVVVVIGGYYLLEKNDISSDKAIDDSGNVLKEKENMLESKSVPEKKSPKIKLKGELFQWIGNSSDELRDSLGDPFRIDQSAYGYSWWVYTDQRDQYIQFGVQEDKIKTIYATGNNLSTAPIQIGQSYDSINDHFSFERDVTYTKGVASYTFHLNEDDVKMRPLVKIADNVFVQCYFDTFTNKLSSIRVLTTDILLKHQPYKIEYRGDLPEQPNLTDKDWEKIESGMEQQIFDITNVIRNHFDKKQVQWNETVSDVAFLHSEDMAENNYFSHYSKNGNGLKERLADKNVYYFSAGENIAAQYPDAAAAMEGWLNSEGHREALLNKDYTHLGVGVYHFYYTQNFIKKP comes from the coding sequence ATGCGTTTAATTAAAATAATTGTATTTTTATTTTTAGTAGTGGTAGTGATAGGTGGATATTATTTATTGGAGAAAAATGACATCTCATCGGATAAGGCAATTGATGATAGTGGGAACGTCCTAAAAGAAAAAGAAAACATGCTGGAATCGAAATCTGTTCCGGAAAAGAAATCACCTAAAATAAAGTTAAAAGGTGAGTTGTTTCAATGGATAGGTAACTCATCAGATGAGTTAAGGGATAGCCTTGGTGATCCTTTTAGAATCGATCAAAGCGCATATGGTTATAGCTGGTGGGTTTATACGGATCAACGCGATCAATATATCCAGTTTGGTGTTCAAGAAGACAAGATTAAAACAATCTATGCAACAGGGAACAATTTATCAACTGCTCCCATACAAATTGGACAATCATATGATTCAATTAACGATCATTTTTCATTTGAAAGAGATGTGACATATACGAAGGGGGTTGCTTCCTATACGTTCCATCTAAATGAGGATGATGTAAAAATGCGTCCATTGGTAAAAATAGCCGATAATGTGTTTGTTCAATGTTATTTTGATACGTTCACAAATAAATTATCCTCTATACGGGTTTTAACAACTGATATTTTGCTGAAACATCAGCCATACAAAATAGAGTATCGTGGAGATTTGCCGGAACAACCTAATTTAACTGATAAAGATTGGGAAAAAATTGAAAGCGGTATGGAACAGCAAATATTTGATATTACAAATGTCATACGGAATCATTTTGATAAGAAACAGGTTCAATGGAATGAAACGGTAAGCGATGTTGCGTTTCTTCACAGTGAAGATATGGCTGAGAACAATTATTTTTCTCATTATAGTAAGAATGGCAATGGATTAAAGGAACGGTTAGCGGATAAAAATGTTTATTATTTTTCAGCAGGTGAAAATATTGCTGCACAGTATCCGGATGCAGCTGCAGCCATGGAAGGATGGTTGAATAGCGAAGGACACCGGGAAGCATTATTAAATAAAGATTACACACATTTAGGTGTCGGGGTATATCATTTTTACTACACACAAAATTTCATTAAAAAACCGTAA
- a CDS encoding YugN family protein: protein MRLENSGIDDAVVDLKPLDHLMGKHAFIRAGQWDYERVTYDYRIDSKEKNITYYIRIQGYALEGDVDRGNAVIKLLTPLLGKHYYPHGVEYGENENFPESLVERANGLVAKVQKEIEEYQK from the coding sequence ATGAGATTAGAAAATTCTGGTATAGATGATGCAGTTGTTGACTTGAAACCACTAGACCATTTAATGGGTAAACATGCTTTTATTCGCGCAGGTCAATGGGATTATGAACGCGTAACATATGATTACAGAATTGATTCCAAAGAAAAAAACATTACATATTATATCCGTATTCAAGGTTATGCACTTGAAGGTGATGTTGATCGTGGCAATGCCGTAATTAAGCTATTAACACCGTTACTAGGTAAACATTATTACCCACATGGTGTTGAATATGGCGAAAATGAGAATTTCCCTGAAAGCCTTGTAGAAAGAGCAAATGGTCTTGTAGCTAAAGTACAAAAAGAAATCGAAGAATATCAAAAGTAA
- the ytvI gene encoding sporulation integral membrane protein YtvI, whose translation MFRSITKRQWTLIILAIVLILLMYFILPISIPLIIAFITALMLNPTVRFFQRKIKSNRKTSVIIVFLLFLMLIGVAGTFIVTKAVTELVNFVEDVPAYFNELNDVYAEWEKDFKQYSENLPPEFVQEVSSSIEDYLSSLSETAKNEITIDNITQVFAKIPQYLISFLVYLIALFLFMLELPMVKANTYKLMRKETAEKFSFMNRRLSDVILGFLKAQFLVSIIIFVVSLLGLFLIAPEVAIIMSLIIWLIDFIPIIGSIAILGPWALFMFVTGDTIMGVKLAVLAIILLGIRRTVEPKVMGKHIGLSPLATLIAMFLGIKILGILGFILGPLFLIMFKSAREAEIIKLNFKV comes from the coding sequence TTGTTTCGATCAATTACAAAACGTCAGTGGACACTTATTATTTTAGCAATTGTATTGATATTACTAATGTATTTTATTTTACCTATTTCCATCCCATTAATCATCGCATTCATTACAGCACTTATGCTAAATCCAACAGTACGTTTTTTTCAAAGGAAAATAAAATCAAACAGAAAAACAAGCGTTATCATTGTCTTTCTATTATTTCTAATGCTTATTGGAGTAGCAGGGACATTTATTGTTACAAAGGCTGTAACCGAGTTAGTTAACTTTGTAGAAGATGTTCCAGCATATTTTAATGAATTAAATGACGTATATGCGGAATGGGAAAAAGACTTTAAACAGTATTCCGAGAATCTGCCACCTGAGTTTGTCCAAGAAGTATCAAGTAGTATAGAAGATTATCTGTCTTCATTAAGTGAAACAGCCAAAAATGAAATAACGATTGATAATATTACACAGGTATTTGCGAAAATACCACAATACCTAATTAGTTTCCTTGTCTACTTAATCGCTTTATTCCTATTCATGCTGGAGTTGCCAATGGTTAAAGCCAATACATACAAACTTATGAGGAAAGAAACAGCTGAAAAATTCTCGTTTATGAACAGACGATTATCAGATGTCATTTTAGGGTTTTTGAAAGCACAATTTTTAGTAAGTATTATTATATTCGTTGTTTCGTTGCTAGGCTTATTTCTCATTGCACCTGAAGTCGCCATTATCATGTCACTCATTATTTGGTTAATTGACTTTATACCGATTATCGGCTCCATAGCAATTCTTGGACCATGGGCCCTTTTTATGTTCGTTACAGGGGATACGATAATGGGGGTTAAACTAGCAGTACTCGCCATCATTCTTCTTGGCATACGTCGTACAGTAGAGCCAAAAGTAATGGGAAAACACATTGGTCTTTCACCACTTGCCACACTCATTGCTATGTTCTTAGGTATAAAAATACTCGGCATACTTGGTTTTATCTTAGGACCACTGTTCCTAATTATGTTTAAATCCGCAAGAGAAGCGGAAATTATTAAATTGAATTTCAAAGTATAA
- a CDS encoding DUF420 domain-containing protein — protein sequence MPFLPTISTFFIVLSALLVAIGWRLIIKGKAKAHKRTMICAAISALLFFIIYVSRTAFIGNTSFGGPEDIEIYYTIFLIFHIFLATTGAIFGVVTITLALKRKIRIHRRIGPITSVIWFFSAITGVMVYLFLYIIYDGGQTTSMLKAILGS from the coding sequence ATGCCATTTTTACCGACAATTAGTACTTTTTTTATCGTTCTTAGTGCACTATTAGTTGCAATTGGCTGGAGATTGATTATAAAAGGAAAAGCTAAAGCACACAAGCGAACAATGATCTGTGCTGCAATAAGTGCATTGCTTTTCTTTATCATTTATGTGTCCAGAACTGCATTTATTGGAAATACCAGTTTTGGCGGACCGGAAGACATTGAAATTTATTATACTATTTTCTTGATTTTCCATATATTTCTAGCCACTACTGGGGCGATATTCGGAGTTGTAACCATTACGCTTGCCTTAAAACGGAAAATTAGAATACATAGAAGAATAGGGCCTATTACAAGTGTTATCTGGTTTTTTAGTGCGATAACAGGGGTTATGGTTTACCTATTTCTATATATTATTTATGATGGTGGGCAAACGACAAGTATGCTCAAGGCAATACTTGGCTCTTAA
- the ctaG gene encoding cytochrome c oxidase assembly factor CtaG, producing the protein MWLELQIFGFRALWSPYYLIFVLGLCLAYYLITIRYRHKFGIKDKPTGKQLVFFYLGMVLLYIVKGSPVDLLTHIMLTAHMAQLAIYFLIFPILMIKGIPVWIWERVVNAPIVKPIVKLLTKPIISLLLFNVLFSIYHIPVVFDFTKASPVAHTLISTIILVAAFIVWFPILTPLKEFDTMSPILKIGYIFANGVLITPACVLIIFANVPLYAAYSQNGAWIQALALCVPGDVLQGLTYSISGPQMFSPMGVMEDQQLGGIIMKIMQEATYLSILGKIFFSWFTRESLKVDPIPDANAWK; encoded by the coding sequence ATGTGGTTGGAATTACAAATTTTTGGTTTTCGTGCATTGTGGAGTCCTTATTATTTGATCTTTGTTTTAGGACTTTGTCTTGCTTATTATTTAATTACAATACGTTATCGACATAAATTTGGTATTAAAGATAAGCCAACTGGAAAACAACTTGTCTTTTTCTACCTTGGAATGGTCTTACTATATATTGTAAAAGGGTCTCCAGTAGATTTACTTACACATATTATGCTGACAGCACATATGGCCCAATTAGCTATATACTTTTTGATCTTTCCGATTTTAATGATTAAGGGTATTCCGGTTTGGATATGGGAACGGGTGGTTAACGCACCAATAGTTAAACCTATTGTCAAATTATTGACGAAGCCGATCATTTCATTACTCTTGTTTAACGTATTATTTTCTATTTATCATATTCCAGTGGTATTTGACTTTACAAAAGCATCTCCGGTAGCTCATACACTGATATCTACCATTATTTTAGTTGCAGCATTTATTGTATGGTTCCCAATATTGACACCACTTAAGGAATTCGATACCATGTCACCAATTCTAAAAATCGGTTATATTTTTGCTAACGGTGTATTAATTACACCAGCATGTGTATTAATTATATTTGCTAACGTACCATTATATGCTGCATATAGCCAAAACGGAGCTTGGATTCAAGCGTTAGCCTTATGTGTTCCTGGTGATGTACTGCAAGGTTTGACATACTCCATTTCAGGACCGCAGATGTTTTCTCCAATGGGGGTAATGGAAGATCAGCAATTGGGCGGAATCATTATGAAAATTATGCAGGAGGCAACATACTTATCAATATTAGGTAAAATATTCTTTTCATGGTTTACTCGTGAAAGTCTTAAAGTTGATCCGATACCTGATGCAAACGCATGGAAATGA
- the ctaF gene encoding cytochrome c oxidase subunit IVB, producing MTDNTGSNKIDSFQKKKNKEEMQQQLISFALMMVFTIIAFVVVITGMEKVIAIPILMALAVVQVGFQFYYFMHMKHAGHEMPSVMIYGGIWAAFLALMGLGVITWW from the coding sequence ATGACTGATAATACAGGTTCCAATAAAATTGATTCATTCCAAAAGAAAAAGAATAAAGAAGAAATGCAACAACAATTAATCAGCTTTGCACTTATGATGGTGTTCACCATAATTGCGTTTGTCGTTGTCATTACTGGAATGGAAAAAGTAATTGCAATTCCTATTTTGATGGCACTGGCAGTTGTGCAAGTTGGTTTCCAATTTTATTATTTCATGCATATGAAACACGCAGGCCATGAAATGCCTTCCGTTATGATATATGGCGGTATTTGGGCGGCTTTCCTTGCATTAATGGGTCTTGGTGTCATAACTTGGTGGTAA
- a CDS encoding cytochrome (ubi)quinol oxidase subunit III: protein MSHDHSLNPETMPHEPEKATLEGKNKFIGFWFFLGGETVLFACLFGTYLALHGSTAGGPSGNELFGLGLVFVMTVLLLTSSLTSVYAIYQMKNNNYKKMTLWFVITILLGFAFVGCEIYEFHHYITEYGFSFRSSAFGSAFYALLGFHGGHVTFGLFWMISLLIRNAKRGLNLYNAPKFYIWSLYWHFIDVVWVFIFTVVYLMGKVG, encoded by the coding sequence ATGAGTCACGATCATTCCTTAAATCCAGAAACGATGCCACATGAACCAGAAAAGGCCACCCTTGAAGGTAAAAACAAATTTATTGGTTTCTGGTTTTTCCTTGGCGGGGAAACGGTTCTTTTTGCTTGCTTGTTTGGAACCTATCTTGCACTTCACGGTTCAACAGCAGGTGGTCCATCTGGTAATGAATTGTTCGGTTTAGGACTTGTGTTTGTAATGACTGTTTTACTATTAACGAGTTCCTTAACAAGTGTTTATGCAATTTACCAAATGAAGAATAATAATTATAAGAAAATGACCCTTTGGTTTGTTATAACCATTTTGCTTGGGTTTGCTTTCGTTGGCTGTGAGATTTATGAATTCCATCATTACATTACGGAATATGGATTTTCTTTCCGCTCATCAGCTTTCGGATCTGCGTTTTATGCACTTCTTGGGTTCCATGGAGGACACGTAACATTTGGTTTGTTTTGGATGATTTCATTGTTAATCCGTAATGCTAAGCGAGGATTAAACCTTTATAACGCACCAAAGTTTTATATTTGGAGTCTATATTGGCACTTTATTGATGTTGTTTGGGTTTTCATTTTCACAGTAGTATATCTAATGGGAAAGGTGGGCTAA
- the ctaD gene encoding cytochrome c oxidase subunit I — protein sequence MSIAATQKRGFGAVLWDYLTTVDHKKIAHLYLFGGGLFFLIGGIEAMLIRIQLIKPDNDFLSAGLYNEMITMHGTTMIFLAAMPLIFALMNAVVPLQIGARDVAFPFLNSLGFWLFLFGGVLLNCSWFLGGAPDAGWTSYAPLSTTSPGHGVDFYVMGLQIAGAGTLIGGINFLVTVVNMRAPGMTYMRMPLFTWTSFIASILILFAFPALTVGLFLLMFDRMFGTAFFDVSLGGNTIIWEHLFWVFGHPEVYILILPLFGVFSNVFSTFAKKRLFGYTAMVFSTIVIAFLGFMVWAHHMFTVGLGPVANTIFSLATMAIAVPTGIKIFGWLATLWGGNITINSAMLWSLAFIPTFTIGGMTGVMVASVAADYQYHDTYFVIAHFHYVIVGGTIFGIFAGLHYWWPKMFGRILHEGLGKLTFWTFFIGFHLTFFIQHFLGLMGMPRRYWVFHAGDGLEVGNLISTIGAFFMAFGVIVFIINIIVTARGEKAPADPWDGRTLEWATQSPPAHYNFKQTPLVRGLDPLWIEKTEGDGKITPSEPLGDIHMPNSSFLPFLFSLGLFIAGFGFIYQTDNKAWLIVLIGGMAFSLAMMVVRSMKDDLGYHITKEELEREAD from the coding sequence GTGAGTATTGCAGCTACTCAAAAAAGAGGCTTCGGTGCTGTGTTATGGGATTATTTAACGACTGTCGACCATAAAAAAATCGCGCATTTATATTTGTTCGGCGGAGGTTTATTCTTCCTAATCGGCGGAATTGAAGCCATGTTAATCCGTATTCAGTTAATCAAGCCTGACAATGATTTCTTAAGTGCAGGTTTGTACAATGAAATGATAACAATGCATGGAACTACAATGATATTCTTGGCAGCCATGCCGTTGATATTCGCATTAATGAATGCAGTTGTACCACTGCAAATTGGTGCGAGGGATGTAGCTTTTCCATTTTTAAATTCATTAGGTTTTTGGTTGTTTTTGTTTGGTGGAGTTTTACTAAACTGTAGTTGGTTCTTAGGTGGAGCGCCTGATGCTGGGTGGACTTCTTATGCACCATTATCAACAACATCACCAGGACATGGTGTAGACTTTTATGTAATGGGTCTGCAAATAGCTGGTGCGGGTACATTAATTGGTGGTATTAACTTCTTGGTGACTGTTGTCAACATGCGTGCACCAGGAATGACATATATGCGTATGCCATTATTTACATGGACCTCGTTTATTGCAAGTATCTTAATTCTATTTGCTTTTCCTGCATTAACAGTTGGTTTATTCTTGTTAATGTTTGACCGCATGTTTGGAACTGCATTTTTTGATGTATCATTAGGTGGTAACACCATTATCTGGGAGCATTTATTCTGGGTCTTCGGGCACCCGGAAGTGTACATTTTGATTTTGCCGTTGTTCGGTGTATTTAGTAACGTATTTTCAACGTTTGCTAAAAAGCGACTATTCGGTTACACAGCAATGGTATTTTCAACTATTGTCATTGCATTCCTAGGATTCATGGTTTGGGCTCACCACATGTTTACTGTTGGTCTTGGCCCTGTCGCAAACACTATTTTCTCACTTGCAACCATGGCGATTGCTGTACCTACAGGGATTAAAATCTTTGGTTGGTTAGCAACACTTTGGGGCGGTAACATAACGATTAATTCAGCAATGCTTTGGTCACTTGCATTCATACCTACATTTACAATTGGTGGTATGACAGGTGTAATGGTTGCTTCTGTTGCTGCTGACTATCAATATCACGATACGTATTTTGTTATTGCTCACTTCCACTATGTAATCGTAGGGGGAACAATCTTTGGTATTTTTGCTGGGCTGCATTATTGGTGGCCGAAAATGTTCGGAAGGATTTTGCATGAAGGACTCGGGAAACTCACTTTTTGGACATTTTTCATTGGATTCCATTTAACATTCTTTATCCAGCATTTCCTAGGACTAATGGGTATGCCTCGACGTTATTGGGTATTCCATGCCGGAGATGGATTGGAAGTAGGGAACTTGATTAGTACAATTGGTGCCTTCTTTATGGCATTTGGTGTAATTGTGTTTATCATTAACATAATTGTTACTGCACGCGGTGAAAAAGCACCTGCTGACCCTTGGGATGGTCGCACACTTGAATGGGCGACACAATCACCACCAGCACATTATAATTTTAAACAAACACCGCTTGTACGTGGACTTGATCCATTATGGATAGAAAAAACAGAAGGCGACGGCAAGATAACACCTTCAGAACCTTTAGGTGATATTCATATGCCAAACTCATCTTTCTTACCATTTTTATTCTCACTAGGACTATTTATTGCTGGTTTTGGCTTTATTTACCAAACAGACAATAAAGCATGGTTAATAGTGCTAATTGGTGGTATGGCTTTCTCATTAGCTATGATGGTAGTAAGATCAATGAAAGATGACTTAGGTTATCATATTACAAAAGAAGAACTTGAAAGGGAGGCTGACTAA